One window from the genome of Luteolibacter rhizosphaerae encodes:
- a CDS encoding ROK family protein yields the protein MADTPLAIGVDFGGTSVKFGVLYRSNIIDQAPPVSTPDFDGPDALIDAMLRVIGDLRERHPRIEAIGVGVPGFVHFEKGIVHNLTNVPGWVAIPLKKKLADATGLPVVVENDANCMAYAEWKRGAGRGLNHLVALTLGTGVGGGVVANGKMVRGAQFGAGEIGQMSIDWQGRRGAYGNLGALEDYVGNNEIAADARQVYLDAGIERHLPECTPAALAKAALLGDEIALGIWDSVAAKLATAIMNCCWLLNPQAIIIGGGVAKAGDILFNPLTAHLYAQLSAPFKEHLMILPARFGNEAGMVGAAALALEEAGVVLQP from the coding sequence ATGGCTGATACCCCTCTCGCAATCGGTGTCGATTTCGGCGGAACCTCCGTCAAATTCGGCGTTCTCTATCGGAGCAACATCATCGACCAAGCCCCTCCGGTTTCCACGCCGGACTTCGACGGGCCGGACGCCTTGATCGACGCCATGCTGCGTGTGATCGGGGATCTCCGAGAGCGACACCCGCGGATCGAGGCGATCGGCGTGGGCGTCCCCGGCTTCGTCCATTTCGAGAAGGGTATCGTGCACAACCTGACCAACGTGCCCGGCTGGGTCGCCATCCCGCTCAAGAAGAAGCTGGCGGACGCCACCGGCCTGCCGGTCGTGGTGGAGAACGACGCCAACTGCATGGCCTACGCCGAGTGGAAGCGAGGCGCAGGCCGCGGCCTGAACCACCTCGTGGCTCTCACCCTCGGCACCGGCGTGGGTGGCGGCGTGGTGGCGAATGGCAAGATGGTGCGCGGGGCCCAATTCGGCGCAGGTGAAATCGGGCAGATGTCGATCGACTGGCAAGGCCGCCGCGGAGCCTATGGCAATCTCGGTGCCTTGGAAGATTACGTCGGTAACAACGAGATCGCGGCCGATGCTCGCCAAGTGTATCTGGATGCGGGCATCGAACGCCATCTCCCCGAATGCACTCCCGCAGCGCTGGCCAAGGCAGCCCTGCTCGGAGATGAGATCGCCCTCGGCATCTGGGACAGCGTGGCGGCCAAGCTCGCCACCGCGATCATGAACTGCTGCTGGCTGCTCAATCCGCAGGCCATCATCATCGGCGGCGGCGTGGCCAAGGCCGGGGACATCCTCTTCAACCCGCTCACCGCGCACCTCTACGCGCAGCTCTCCGCCCCCTTCAAGGAGCACCTGATGATCCTGCCCGCCCGCTTCGGTAACGAGGCCGGCATGGTGGGTGCCGCAGCGCTGGCCTTGGAAGAGGCAGGTGTGGTGCTGCAGCCCTGA
- a CDS encoding sensor histidine kinase gives MITNSIRWRLQIWLAVLLTGLLGAFCVVSWQLEKTHRVRRLDEELSKRAAALGVGIRGGKESPSFGRMPPPRFGSGRPDDGPWGPPDGGPRRPPPSREWSKKEFDGFPDERMRPWFGDEPPGRPTNPVPADVAAMFPGEAGEDYYYAVWTGRSDRLSKSDNAPEDIGIPGAEGRDTQTKFRDRGAYREAFHFTERGECVLAGRPVAADLTGMKPFTLRLSLTGLAVFAVGLGGGWWLTSRSMRPIEDIASAARRISDGNLSERIPATSPGSELHELATVLNNTFSKLEDSFAQQKRFTSDASHELRTPLAVLIAETQSALSRERSPEEYREALTGNLDTARQMKRLAESLLELARLDAGDATAAGEPLDLANTARETLSRLKPLASSRSVTLAQELLSAPCIGSEDRVALVIMNLVENAIHHGRHGGTVTVRAWQKDGRSHVSVADDGPGIPVADLPHIFDRFYRADKSRNASGGRYGLGLAICKGMVEAGRGTIAVESRSNRGTTFTVSFPSSVESGT, from the coding sequence ATGATCACGAACTCCATCCGCTGGCGTTTGCAGATCTGGTTGGCCGTGTTGCTGACCGGATTGCTGGGCGCATTCTGCGTGGTGTCGTGGCAATTGGAGAAGACCCATCGGGTGAGGCGTCTGGACGAGGAGCTGTCGAAGCGGGCCGCGGCACTGGGAGTCGGGATCCGGGGTGGGAAGGAGTCTCCTTCTTTCGGGCGGATGCCGCCGCCGCGGTTTGGTTCCGGTAGGCCGGATGATGGACCGTGGGGACCGCCGGACGGCGGGCCGCGGCGTCCGCCACCGAGCCGCGAGTGGAGCAAGAAGGAGTTCGACGGGTTCCCGGACGAACGGATGCGTCCTTGGTTCGGGGACGAGCCGCCGGGGCGGCCGACGAATCCCGTTCCCGCGGACGTCGCCGCGATGTTCCCGGGGGAGGCGGGGGAGGATTACTATTATGCCGTGTGGACCGGCCGCTCCGACCGGCTGTCGAAGTCCGACAATGCTCCGGAGGATATCGGCATTCCCGGTGCCGAAGGGCGTGATACCCAGACGAAGTTCCGGGACCGCGGAGCTTATCGCGAAGCCTTCCACTTCACCGAGCGCGGCGAGTGCGTACTTGCCGGGCGTCCGGTGGCGGCAGATCTCACCGGCATGAAACCTTTTACCTTGCGCCTTTCGCTGACCGGCCTCGCCGTGTTCGCGGTCGGGCTCGGCGGCGGATGGTGGCTGACCTCGCGCTCCATGCGTCCGATCGAGGATATCGCCAGCGCGGCGCGGCGGATCTCGGATGGCAATCTCTCCGAGCGGATTCCGGCTACCAGTCCGGGCAGCGAGCTGCATGAACTCGCCACGGTTCTGAACAATACCTTCTCGAAGCTTGAGGACAGCTTCGCCCAGCAGAAGCGCTTCACCTCGGATGCTTCCCATGAATTGCGCACACCGCTCGCCGTGCTCATCGCGGAAACGCAATCCGCCCTTTCGCGCGAGCGCAGTCCGGAGGAGTATCGCGAGGCTCTAACAGGGAATCTCGATACCGCACGGCAGATGAAGCGGCTCGCCGAATCCTTGCTGGAGTTGGCCCGCTTGGACGCCGGGGATGCAACGGCGGCAGGAGAACCGCTCGATCTCGCGAATACCGCCCGCGAAACGCTCTCGCGCCTCAAGCCCTTGGCCTCGTCGCGCTCGGTCACCTTGGCTCAGGAACTTCTATCCGCACCTTGCATCGGGAGTGAAGACCGGGTGGCCTTGGTCATCATGAACCTGGTCGAGAACGCGATCCACCACGGACGTCACGGTGGAACGGTCACCGTCCGCGCGTGGCAGAAAGATGGGCGTTCGCATGTCAGCGTGGCGGACGACGGGCCGGGAATCCCGGTGGCGGATCTCCCGCACATCTTCGACCGTTTCTACCGTGCGGACAAATCACGCAATGCTTCCGGCGGCCGCTATGGCCTGGGTCTGGCGATCTGCAAGGGCATGGTGGAAGCAGGGCGCGGGACGATCGCGGTGGAAAGCCGATCCAATCGAGGCACCACCTTCACGGTGAGCTTTCCGAGTTCGGTCGAGTCGGGGACCTAG
- a CDS encoding response regulator transcription factor, with protein sequence MRLLIVEDEPRLLRALAKALREEGYAVDTAEDGEDGLFKAKSCDYDAIVLDVMLPGIDGWEILGRLRESKSTPVLMLTARDSTSDRVRGLDGGADDYPVKPFELDELFARIRSIIRRHAGRSHPTVIVGNVEIDTRSRRVSLGGKVANLTAREYSILEYLALHRGQVISRTELYEHLFDENEDTLSNLLDVHVHGIRRKLRSDLIATRRGEGYLVE encoded by the coding sequence ATGAGGTTATTGATCGTAGAAGACGAACCCCGCTTACTCCGCGCCTTGGCGAAAGCCTTGCGGGAGGAAGGCTACGCCGTCGATACCGCGGAGGACGGCGAGGATGGGTTGTTCAAAGCCAAGAGTTGCGATTACGACGCCATCGTTCTCGATGTGATGTTGCCGGGGATCGACGGATGGGAAATTCTCGGGCGCTTGCGCGAATCGAAGAGCACGCCCGTGCTGATGCTTACGGCGCGCGATTCGACGAGTGACCGGGTGCGTGGACTCGATGGCGGTGCGGATGACTATCCCGTGAAGCCCTTCGAGCTCGACGAGCTGTTCGCGCGGATCCGCTCGATCATCCGGCGTCATGCAGGACGCTCGCATCCTACCGTGATCGTGGGTAATGTTGAGATCGATACCCGCTCCCGTCGCGTTTCGCTCGGCGGCAAGGTGGCGAATCTAACAGCCCGTGAGTATTCCATCCTCGAGTATCTCGCGCTGCATCGCGGTCAGGTCATCAGCCGCACGGAACTCTACGAGCATCTCTTCGATGAGAACGAGGACACGCTTTCGAACCTGCTGGACGTGCATGTGCACGGCATCCGGCGCAAGCTGAGATCGGATCTGATCGCCACCCGCCGTGGTGAGGGGTATCTGGTCGAGTGA
- a CDS encoding protocatechuate 3,4-dioxygenase, whose amino-acid sequence MSRFRHQLAPNRRGFLTGMGVAFFGIRGLMAEELDRATGRIATPEMTEGPYYPDKMPLDTDNDLLIINDAITPAVGEISWVSGCVMDASGQPLRNATVEIWQCDAKSSYIHSRGRNENGLDGNFQGYGRYQTDSTGRYQFRTIKPVSYDLNGMFRAPHIHFAISRNGRRIFTTQMMVKGHADNARDHVLGEIADAKARDTILVDFLPIPGSKLGELTAKFDLIIGRTLEEGDDHKLLGGIGKAEARRFGGPPGRGRLRPGGGAGGPPPPPRGGPPPEPRAQ is encoded by the coding sequence ATGAGCCGATTCCGCCACCAACTCGCACCAAACCGCCGGGGATTCCTGACCGGGATGGGTGTGGCCTTCTTCGGGATCCGCGGCCTGATGGCCGAGGAACTCGACAGGGCCACCGGGCGGATCGCCACGCCGGAGATGACGGAGGGGCCCTACTATCCGGACAAGATGCCGCTGGATACGGACAACGACCTCCTCATCATCAACGATGCCATCACCCCCGCCGTCGGTGAGATCTCCTGGGTCAGCGGCTGCGTCATGGACGCCAGCGGCCAACCCCTCCGCAACGCCACCGTCGAGATCTGGCAGTGCGATGCCAAGTCGAGCTACATCCACAGCCGCGGCCGCAACGAGAACGGCTTGGACGGCAACTTCCAAGGCTACGGCCGCTATCAGACGGACTCCACCGGCCGCTACCAGTTCCGCACGATCAAGCCGGTATCCTATGATCTGAACGGCATGTTCCGCGCGCCGCACATCCATTTCGCGATAAGCCGCAACGGACGCCGGATCTTCACCACCCAGATGATGGTGAAGGGCCACGCCGACAACGCCCGCGACCACGTGCTCGGCGAGATCGCCGACGCGAAGGCCCGCGATACCATCCTCGTCGACTTCTTGCCCATACCCGGCTCCAAACTGGGTGAACTCACGGCGAAGTTCGACCTCATCATCGGTCGCACCTTGGAAGAGGGAGACGATCACAAGCTTTTAGGAGGCATCGGCAAAGCCGAAGCACGACGATTTGGAGGTCCGCCTGGCCGGGGTCGCTTACGCCCTGGCGGAGGAGCAGGCGGACCTCCGCCCCCTCCCCGCGGTGGACCACCACCGGAGCCGCGGGCTCAATGA
- a CDS encoding L-type lectin-domain containing protein, whose amino-acid sequence MKTPSMIPLRGRGAFALVLLTAAASQVEAAQQTYRFFMFEPTKLRSGTANSASISEFDFKFAGADLNLTSVTVTNPGGNNPASGNESPDKVKDNLTTTKWLDFNKKALVFDFGVGNTATIDGYNFATSNDAQERDPVSWILWGGDNGTTWTPIDIRNNVAVTTTRQTFQTAFALPSSVPPYIASYSTSKSVAINGDTTLTANWSTLVTDSVTITNVAGTLPASGSTPLTPPNNADTVYALTATSGQGTSNATATLRTVVGGSATYSYVRFTPVKLREDALANSVQLSEFRIKSGVTNIPIVGAFNEVDGNSPAAEGPDKLFDNNVATKWLNFSKGAVILDLGGSPVTFDSYGFTTANDADVRDPVRWILEGSDSSSGPWNLIDNLTNFDFQTPVTRQVQTQDVPLPGTSIVPFATLAGETTVVAGEPITLVWKTSGASNVTISGIPGTLDPEGSINVVPAADTTYTLSATSGGPVVTANVVVDVITPAITEIAYENFNGAGPELAMMGQASVMNDFANLPAPADANRLRLTPDVGSVNGTAWFRKRVDTGGGFETEFDLHLVRLGGAPDSGADGMAFVIHNDPRRTQAVAAATQENGLPSNAVNVCFDSYNNPGVDLSAASIAIREGGITNAKVDLPAIPKMRLGGTATVPDLTQTSGSAAPYRVRVGYKAPAVEGDPGKMYVMLNGVVVLEDVDVNLSSAQAADENGLSYVGFMARTGGQFESHDVTRWFYTEGEPAPAFKEIASVITPGNPPSVNLQWTSGGQHTYRIAYSTDMLNWSTQIQGNIQPSGTGVNSATVNFPSGDRVFIRVEEE is encoded by the coding sequence ATGAAAACCCCATCGATGATACCCCTGCGGGGGAGGGGGGCTTTTGCCCTCGTCCTGCTCACTGCCGCAGCCTCCCAAGTCGAAGCTGCCCAGCAAACCTACCGTTTCTTCATGTTCGAACCGACGAAACTGAGGAGCGGTACCGCAAACAGTGCCTCCATCTCGGAGTTCGATTTCAAGTTCGCCGGAGCGGACTTGAACCTGACCTCCGTGACGGTGACGAATCCCGGAGGAAACAATCCCGCCAGCGGGAACGAGAGTCCGGACAAGGTGAAGGACAACCTGACCACCACCAAGTGGCTGGACTTTAACAAGAAGGCCTTGGTCTTCGACTTCGGTGTAGGCAACACGGCGACGATCGACGGCTATAATTTCGCGACTTCCAACGACGCCCAAGAGCGTGATCCGGTGAGCTGGATCCTTTGGGGCGGAGACAACGGGACGACTTGGACTCCGATCGACATCCGCAACAACGTGGCGGTGACGACCACGCGGCAGACCTTCCAGACAGCCTTTGCCCTGCCGAGCAGCGTGCCCCCATACATCGCCTCCTACAGCACGAGCAAATCGGTGGCGATCAACGGGGATACGACGCTGACGGCAAACTGGAGCACGCTGGTCACGGACAGCGTGACCATCACCAATGTGGCGGGGACGCTGCCGGCATCGGGATCCACGCCGCTCACGCCGCCGAACAACGCGGACACCGTCTACGCCCTGACCGCGACGAGTGGGCAGGGGACCTCGAATGCAACTGCCACCTTGCGCACGGTGGTAGGCGGTTCCGCGACCTACTCGTATGTCCGTTTCACCCCGGTGAAGCTAAGGGAAGATGCGCTGGCCAACAGCGTCCAACTCTCGGAATTCCGCATCAAGAGCGGGGTGACGAATATTCCGATCGTTGGCGCGTTCAACGAGGTCGATGGGAATAGCCCGGCGGCCGAAGGTCCCGACAAGTTGTTCGACAACAACGTGGCAACGAAGTGGCTCAATTTCAGCAAAGGAGCTGTGATCCTCGACTTGGGTGGAAGTCCGGTAACCTTCGACTCCTATGGTTTCACCACCGCGAATGATGCGGACGTGCGCGACCCGGTTCGTTGGATTCTCGAAGGATCGGACAGTTCTTCGGGACCGTGGAATCTGATCGATAACCTCACGAACTTCGACTTCCAGACGCCGGTAACCCGGCAGGTCCAAACACAGGATGTGCCGCTGCCGGGAACCTCGATCGTCCCCTTCGCGACGCTTGCGGGTGAGACCACGGTGGTGGCCGGCGAGCCGATCACTCTGGTGTGGAAGACGAGCGGTGCGAGCAACGTGACCATCAGCGGCATTCCCGGCACGCTCGATCCGGAAGGGTCGATCAATGTCGTTCCCGCCGCGGATACCACCTACACGCTGAGTGCGACCTCCGGCGGGCCGGTGGTGACCGCGAACGTGGTGGTGGATGTCATCACTCCGGCGATCACCGAGATTGCCTACGAGAACTTCAACGGTGCGGGTCCGGAGCTCGCGATGATGGGCCAGGCTTCCGTGATGAACGACTTTGCCAACCTTCCGGCGCCGGCGGATGCGAACCGCCTGCGCCTCACTCCGGATGTGGGCAGCGTGAACGGCACCGCTTGGTTCCGGAAGCGGGTGGACACGGGCGGCGGCTTCGAAACCGAGTTCGATCTCCATCTGGTGCGTCTGGGTGGAGCGCCGGATAGCGGTGCGGACGGGATGGCCTTCGTGATCCACAATGACCCTCGACGCACCCAAGCAGTGGCTGCCGCAACCCAGGAGAATGGCTTGCCCTCGAATGCGGTGAACGTCTGCTTCGACAGCTACAACAATCCCGGCGTGGATTTGAGTGCCGCCTCGATCGCGATTCGTGAAGGAGGCATCACCAACGCCAAGGTGGATCTGCCGGCGATCCCGAAAATGCGATTGGGCGGCACTGCCACGGTGCCGGATCTGACGCAGACCAGCGGCTCGGCGGCACCTTACCGGGTGCGGGTGGGCTACAAGGCACCTGCTGTCGAGGGCGATCCCGGAAAGATGTATGTCATGCTTAACGGCGTGGTAGTGTTGGAAGATGTGGACGTGAATCTGTCCTCTGCCCAAGCGGCCGATGAAAACGGTTTGTCCTACGTCGGCTTCATGGCCCGCACGGGTGGCCAGTTCGAATCCCATGATGTGACGCGCTGGTTCTATACCGAAGGTGAACCGGCGCCGGCCTTCAAGGAGATCGCCTCCGTAATCACTCCCGGCAATCCGCCATCGGTAAACCTGCAGTGGACCTCGGGCGGCCAGCACACCTACCGCATCGCTTACTCCACCGACATGCTGAACTGGAGCACCCAGATCCAGGGCAACATCCAGCCGAGTGGTACCGGCGTGAATAGCGCCACCGTGAACTTCCCGTCCGGAGATCGGGTTTTCATCCGGGTCGAGGAAGAGTGA